From a region of the Tenggerimyces flavus genome:
- a CDS encoding glycosyltransferase family 4 protein produces the protein MSEESVEPLRIVVVTNLWPSARRPAWGSFVANRVDALRRLGQDVRVVAVHDHPSGVARYASLLGRVAQAATGGRRPRTVVEAHIAYPTGVFALPLARVLRAPLVLFAHGSDVLRLPDRTPVDQTLCRAVFDRAGLVVANSSYLAGEVRSRLNVDEERIALVPPGIRYGDFSAARRDADGSGQPRNELLFVANLIRRKGLDVLIDALAELKRQGADVPRLRVVGDGEERERLVAQARSAAVEVDFLGALPQEGVVREMAAAEVVAVPSREEALGLAALEAMAAGCVPVVSAIGGLAESVKDGVQGFSCRPEDPADLAVALLRARAAVRDPAQRAALHVAADAEARPHDVDAVTARTLTAFRRLVEAS, from the coding sequence GTGTCCGAAGAAAGCGTCGAGCCGCTTCGCATCGTCGTCGTGACCAACCTGTGGCCGAGCGCACGGCGGCCGGCCTGGGGATCGTTCGTGGCCAACCGGGTCGACGCGCTCCGCCGGCTCGGGCAGGACGTCCGCGTCGTCGCCGTGCACGACCACCCGTCAGGTGTGGCCAGGTACGCCAGCCTGCTCGGCCGCGTCGCGCAGGCCGCGACCGGTGGGCGGCGCCCGCGTACGGTCGTCGAGGCGCACATCGCGTACCCGACCGGCGTCTTCGCGCTCCCGCTCGCCCGCGTCCTCAGGGCTCCGCTGGTGCTGTTCGCGCACGGCAGCGACGTGCTGCGGCTGCCCGACCGGACGCCCGTCGACCAGACGCTGTGCCGCGCGGTGTTCGACCGTGCCGGCCTGGTCGTCGCGAACTCGAGCTACCTCGCCGGCGAGGTCCGCAGCCGGCTGAACGTCGACGAGGAACGGATCGCGCTCGTTCCCCCGGGCATCCGGTACGGCGACTTCTCCGCGGCGCGCCGGGATGCCGACGGCTCCGGCCAGCCGCGGAACGAGCTGTTGTTCGTCGCCAACCTCATCCGCCGCAAGGGCCTCGATGTGCTCATCGACGCGCTCGCCGAGCTGAAGCGGCAGGGTGCGGACGTTCCTCGGCTCCGGGTCGTCGGCGACGGTGAGGAGCGCGAACGGCTGGTCGCTCAGGCGCGTTCGGCTGCCGTCGAGGTCGACTTCCTCGGCGCGCTGCCGCAGGAGGGCGTTGTTCGCGAGATGGCCGCCGCCGAGGTGGTCGCCGTTCCGTCCCGCGAGGAGGCACTCGGCCTCGCGGCGCTCGAGGCGATGGCCGCCGGCTGTGTCCCGGTGGTGTCGGCGATCGGCGGGCTGGCCGAGTCGGTGAAGGATGGCGTTCAGGGCTTCTCGTGCCGGCCGGAGGATCCGGCTGACCTCGCCGTCGCGTTGTTGCGGGCGCGGGCCGCCGTACGCGATCCGGCGCAGCGGGCGGCGTTGCACGTCGCGGCGGACGCCGAGGCGCGGCCGCACGACGTGGACGCGGTGACCGCGCGCACCTTGACCGCGTTCCGGCGGCTGGTGGAGGCCTCGTGA